Proteins from one Prosthecobacter sp. genomic window:
- the vccA gene encoding Verru_Chthon cassette protein A: MNAKHLTSPQKKRRHAMALIMVITTVALLSILMVAIFSLTQTEYKATQSYVAGRSAKQLADTAVSVVEAQIQNGHFDPVNNSQEYSYSNRTFHATQPGMVRVYNANGTFKSAYKLYSSSQMKVTGSNEALVFGSAHQIPANWKEKNARFVDLNEPVIRPSLTAGAPAVYFPVIDPRAGWNYLGSQTPSAGQPDSRVEGFSYAKKTASGAGTTVTYSEVVLPADAQGDDSRLRLPMPVEWMYVLQDGTLGALDETDHFVSSTGIEASADNPIVGRIAFWTDDESCKVNINTASEPTFMGTPFYFNDRDRMWAHFTAATGEYQRYPGHPATVALSSVLAPNIRLDPYLPGSGVTTSQILDIKEYIYAMTPKIAGGGSLAGTRPFARDDVNVGETAALAIDSSTARSERLYASVDEMLFKDGDFVSKKGRQPARYEIAGGRVLFDHDVLERSRFFLTAHSRAPEFSIFGLPRICMWPVDENENKNNEKRTNFDNMIALCSSIKGVASTSGGSVEKSYIFRRSRSYDSTYDLKGTNGLQRNSQLLDYLAAQMSGLSWPRTTTNLGNSLNYATKYGADNVNQLAVQFFDYIRCTNLYDGVLSRSNDGRDGNNKSGTALYNTRDTTRPKAVTFTDQRLTRPATSMNVDETRSDDTGVLPGHGQVSPAVWGKSGKSYKGFGRMFTLSEVGIQVICTADGKNDPNLNPAFGPGRTLSGGGSSVRIDPAVNVEPGQPQPPYTWAEAYPGMTPPAGAGTARWYSNFPPLVATQNALLYGTTIDPAHPEWHPSKHPAYYPENWNMTLAADTPLTETQKRVQAIILLEAFCPSVGWTKFFPEYTIVLDGDYIGQIKLDNKRIFDTTGSIAVKSDANIYDSTTGFVSPLGGHAGPSVICGNRGGRPVSGEGQVMLGSDRNYDTSNPTGHNALANYGMTSNFLTVNRDTNMSLTFPTGEFVIKLYDTHNWESSQPIQIIRIQFSDAGATSLPTPGLTGAEPGSGVGNPWLAITEDQYGRRRYTRARQGPHYWCYNFEGCFGQMTGRINPNYGKSGESMWIQPPRLIPAGVADNRVQQSLRGRLDTGAAAATPAPPYAANGVSIIPDGVSDVTRTFIPTMGDYRILAAMYDVPATYWQPHPGWQTSVRSVHSFTNFSGNSVAGSRLAVPASSNLPSVTVPTAPAVDTSLQLVYGANYNLLFDNNNNPTGRTVDQTSGDYNRRQPDLPGQVAWARAAQSFGDFDTGLTNTREGPYINKPDEGNFYVGNQERGNITKRYRSAYFFDSWEQNDDWRSGIYMTPNRLISSPVMFGSLPTQAWKGGSIPAAASPATTDYKPWQTLLFRPHSNYSGVGGSKTTHPGEYNPKDHFLLDMFFMPVVEPYAISEPLSVAGRVNMNYQIMPFTHITRATGMHAVMKGEFMTAVPLGHINKSKSFKPVSGAGAWDDNYWNEKNDSHYWHRPIDVTETLRQFEERFANNTGLNTLTRGLFRAASQICEIYLVPEDKTGPLIGNVSKPMNSPSIRKSSMDSFWSDNRATGDNVRERPYSNLYSRLTTRSNTFRVHVRAQMLRKARSTAPDVFNPSKDAVLSEYRGSTLIERYIDPNNSPDIPDYAGSAGNPLTSAPLESFYRFRALESKRFSP, from the coding sequence ATGAATGCAAAGCATCTCACTTCTCCCCAGAAGAAACGGCGTCACGCCATGGCGCTCATCATGGTCATCACCACCGTCGCGCTGTTGTCCATCCTCATGGTGGCCATCTTTTCGCTCACGCAGACGGAATACAAGGCCACTCAAAGCTATGTGGCAGGCCGGTCGGCCAAGCAGCTTGCAGACACGGCCGTCTCGGTGGTGGAGGCACAGATCCAGAACGGTCACTTTGACCCCGTCAACAACTCGCAGGAGTATTCTTATTCAAACAGAACCTTCCATGCCACTCAGCCGGGCATGGTCAGGGTGTACAATGCCAACGGCACCTTCAAGTCGGCCTACAAGCTCTACTCCAGTTCCCAGATGAAGGTGACTGGATCCAACGAAGCCCTCGTGTTTGGATCTGCGCACCAGATTCCTGCCAACTGGAAGGAAAAAAATGCTCGCTTTGTGGACCTCAACGAACCGGTGATCAGGCCTTCGCTCACCGCAGGCGCACCGGCCGTTTATTTTCCCGTGATCGATCCGCGCGCCGGCTGGAACTACCTCGGCTCCCAGACGCCGTCCGCAGGACAGCCGGACAGCCGGGTGGAGGGTTTCTCCTATGCCAAGAAAACAGCCTCAGGCGCTGGCACCACAGTGACCTATTCTGAGGTGGTGCTGCCTGCGGATGCCCAGGGCGACGATTCCAGACTCCGCCTCCCCATGCCAGTGGAATGGATGTATGTGCTGCAGGACGGCACTTTGGGCGCCCTGGACGAGACCGACCATTTTGTCAGCTCAACCGGCATCGAAGCATCCGCAGACAACCCCATTGTGGGCCGCATCGCCTTCTGGACGGACGATGAGTCCTGCAAGGTCAACATCAACACGGCTTCCGAGCCGACTTTCATGGGCACCCCGTTCTATTTTAATGACCGGGATCGCATGTGGGCGCATTTCACCGCCGCCACCGGGGAGTATCAGCGCTATCCGGGACACCCCGCCACCGTGGCTTTGAGCTCGGTTCTGGCCCCCAACATCCGCTTGGACCCCTATCTTCCAGGCAGCGGTGTCACCACCAGCCAGATCCTTGACATCAAAGAATATATTTATGCCATGACACCCAAAATCGCGGGGGGCGGCTCCTTGGCCGGCACCCGGCCTTTTGCCAGAGATGACGTCAACGTCGGTGAAACAGCGGCACTGGCGATCGACTCCTCCACCGCCAGATCGGAACGGCTCTATGCCAGCGTGGACGAGATGCTCTTCAAGGACGGTGATTTCGTCTCAAAAAAGGGCAGGCAGCCGGCCAGATATGAAATTGCCGGTGGCCGTGTTCTTTTTGATCACGATGTCCTGGAGCGCTCCAGATTCTTCCTCACCGCCCACAGCCGTGCTCCCGAGTTCAGCATCTTTGGCCTGCCGCGCATCTGCATGTGGCCGGTCGATGAAAATGAGAATAAAAACAACGAAAAGCGCACCAACTTCGACAACATGATCGCCCTCTGCTCTTCCATCAAGGGCGTGGCCTCCACCTCGGGCGGTTCCGTCGAGAAGAGCTACATCTTCCGTCGTTCCAGATCCTATGATTCAACTTATGACCTGAAGGGGACCAATGGGCTTCAGCGCAACAGCCAGTTGCTGGACTACCTGGCCGCCCAGATGTCCGGCCTTTCCTGGCCCAGAACCACCACCAACCTCGGCAACTCCCTCAATTATGCCACGAAGTACGGTGCGGATAATGTAAACCAGCTCGCCGTCCAGTTCTTCGACTACATCCGCTGCACCAATCTCTACGATGGCGTTTTGTCGCGCAGCAACGATGGCAGGGATGGCAATAACAAATCTGGGACGGCTCTTTATAACACGCGCGATACTACGCGGCCCAAGGCTGTCACGTTCACCGATCAGCGCCTCACCCGGCCCGCTACCAGCATGAATGTGGATGAAACCCGCAGTGACGACACCGGCGTTCTCCCCGGCCACGGTCAGGTGTCTCCCGCCGTGTGGGGAAAGTCGGGCAAGAGCTACAAAGGTTTTGGCCGCATGTTCACCCTCTCCGAAGTGGGCATCCAGGTCATCTGCACGGCGGATGGCAAGAATGACCCCAACTTAAACCCCGCCTTTGGCCCAGGCAGAACCTTGAGCGGCGGCGGTTCCAGCGTTCGCATTGATCCCGCCGTTAATGTTGAACCCGGGCAGCCTCAGCCGCCCTATACATGGGCGGAGGCCTACCCGGGCATGACCCCCCCGGCAGGTGCTGGAACAGCGCGCTGGTACTCCAACTTTCCCCCTCTGGTCGCCACGCAGAATGCCCTCCTTTATGGCACCACCATCGACCCGGCACACCCGGAATGGCACCCCTCCAAGCATCCTGCCTACTATCCGGAGAACTGGAACATGACCCTCGCCGCCGACACCCCGCTCACAGAAACCCAGAAGCGCGTGCAGGCCATCATTCTGCTGGAGGCCTTCTGCCCCAGCGTCGGCTGGACGAAGTTTTTCCCCGAGTACACCATCGTTCTGGATGGTGATTACATCGGACAGATCAAGCTGGATAATAAGCGGATCTTCGACACGACAGGAAGCATTGCGGTCAAGTCTGACGCCAACATCTATGACTCCACCACTGGATTCGTTTCTCCGTTGGGCGGCCACGCGGGTCCGTCCGTCATCTGCGGCAACCGTGGCGGGCGCCCGGTCAGCGGTGAAGGGCAGGTCATGCTGGGATCTGACCGCAACTATGACACCTCCAACCCCACCGGGCACAATGCCTTGGCCAACTACGGCATGACCAGCAACTTCCTGACGGTTAATCGCGACACGAATATGTCTTTGACATTCCCGACGGGCGAGTTTGTCATCAAACTCTACGACACCCACAACTGGGAGAGCAGCCAGCCCATCCAGATCATCAGGATACAGTTCTCGGATGCCGGTGCCACCTCTCTTCCCACCCCCGGCCTGACCGGTGCGGAGCCGGGCAGCGGTGTGGGCAATCCCTGGCTGGCCATCACGGAGGATCAGTATGGCCGCAGAAGGTACACCCGCGCGCGCCAGGGACCGCACTACTGGTGCTACAATTTTGAAGGCTGCTTCGGGCAGATGACCGGCAGGATCAACCCGAACTATGGGAAGTCAGGAGAATCCATGTGGATCCAGCCTCCCCGTTTGATTCCTGCGGGGGTGGCGGACAACCGCGTCCAGCAGTCTTTGCGCGGCAGGCTGGATACAGGTGCCGCTGCCGCCACGCCTGCACCGCCGTACGCCGCCAATGGCGTCAGCATCATCCCGGACGGTGTCAGCGACGTCACCCGCACCTTCATTCCCACCATGGGGGATTACCGCATCCTTGCCGCCATGTATGATGTGCCCGCCACCTACTGGCAGCCGCATCCAGGCTGGCAAACCAGCGTGCGCAGCGTTCACAGCTTCACCAATTTCAGCGGAAACTCGGTGGCAGGCTCCAGACTGGCGGTCCCCGCCTCAAGCAATCTCCCCTCCGTCACGGTTCCCACGGCTCCTGCGGTGGATACAAGCCTGCAGTTGGTTTATGGAGCCAACTACAACCTCTTGTTCGACAATAACAACAACCCCACCGGCAGGACGGTTGACCAAACCAGCGGTGACTACAATCGACGGCAGCCGGACCTGCCCGGCCAGGTGGCCTGGGCCAGGGCCGCCCAGAGCTTTGGTGACTTTGACACCGGCCTGACCAACACCCGTGAAGGCCCTTACATCAACAAGCCGGATGAAGGCAACTTCTACGTCGGCAATCAGGAACGGGGCAACATCACCAAACGCTATCGTTCAGCCTATTTCTTCGATTCTTGGGAGCAAAATGACGACTGGCGCAGCGGCATCTACATGACCCCCAACCGTCTGATCAGTTCCCCGGTCATGTTTGGCTCGCTGCCCACGCAGGCTTGGAAGGGCGGATCGATCCCTGCCGCTGCCAGCCCGGCAACCACTGACTACAAGCCCTGGCAGACGCTCCTGTTCCGGCCCCACTCGAACTATAGCGGGGTGGGCGGCAGCAAGACCACCCATCCGGGTGAGTACAATCCCAAGGACCACTTCCTCCTGGACATGTTCTTCATGCCCGTGGTCGAACCCTACGCCATCAGCGAGCCGCTTTCCGTCGCCGGCAGGGTCAACATGAACTACCAGATCATGCCCTTCACCCACATCACCCGCGCCACCGGCATGCACGCGGTGATGAAGGGGGAATTCATGACCGCCGTCCCCCTGGGCCACATCAATAAGAGCAAATCCTTCAAACCCGTCAGCGGTGCCGGTGCCTGGGATGACAACTACTGGAATGAGAAGAACGACAGCCACTACTGGCATCGTCCCATCGACGTGACGGAAACGCTGCGCCAGTTCGAGGAGCGCTTCGCCAACAACACCGGCCTCAACACACTCACGCGCGGCCTGTTCCGTGCCGCCAGCCAGATCTGTGAGATTTACTTGGTGCCGGAGGACAAGACCGGACCATTGATCGGCAATGTGTCCAAACCCATGAATAGTCCGTCCATCCGGAAATCCAGCATGGATTCGTTTTGGTCGGACAACCGTGCCACGGGTGACAATGTGCGTGAGCGGCCCTACTCGAACCTCTACAGCCGTCTGACCACCCGCAGCAACACCTTCCGTGTCCATGTGCGTGCCCAGATGCTGCGGAAGGCGCGCTCCACTGCTCCGGATGTCTTCAATCCCAGCAAGGATGCAGTGCTCAGTGAGTATCGCGGCTCCACCCTCATTGAGCGCTACATCGATCCAAACAATTCGCCCGACATCCCTGATTACGCCGGCTCAGCAGGCAATCCGCTCACATCGGCGCCGCTGGAGTCTTTTTATCGGTTCCGTGCCCTCGAAAGCAAGCGCTTCAGCCCCTGA
- the vccB gene encoding Verru_Chthon cassette protein B yields MKFQKNIASSRRGFSLVEVTLAVAIAALAIITFLGLLPQGLEVSRKTAQMAAHSNILEQIVRDLENARWDKMPTGNDERKFFNDQGVEVDSESTEITLVAQMDYSLPAALPKTESSQKFLRRVVVKIANTSSTEFDFDPEKKFTYATYNHLVAKTRASTSISK; encoded by the coding sequence ATGAAGTTTCAAAAAAACATCGCTTCGTCACGTAGAGGGTTCTCGCTGGTCGAGGTGACTCTCGCCGTGGCGATCGCCGCCCTCGCCATCATCACCTTCCTCGGGCTGCTGCCACAGGGGCTTGAGGTGTCGCGCAAAACGGCCCAAATGGCCGCCCACAGCAACATTCTGGAGCAGATCGTGCGTGATCTGGAGAACGCCCGGTGGGACAAGATGCCGACCGGCAATGATGAGCGCAAGTTTTTCAATGATCAGGGTGTGGAGGTTGACTCCGAATCAACCGAAATCACCCTGGTTGCCCAGATGGACTACTCCCTGCCTGCCGCCCTGCCCAAAACAGAATCCAGCCAGAAATTTCTCCGCCGTGTGGTGGTCAAAATCGCCAACACCAGCAGCACGGAGTTTGATTTCGATCCTGAAAAAAAATTCACCTATGCCACCTATAACCACTTGGTGGCCAAAACCCGTGCGAGCACCTCCATTTCAAAATGA
- the vccC gene encoding Verru_Chthon cassette protein C, with product MTASFRYARTPLLRRTFVCGAKGFTLIELLVSMTFLVILMLVVTQVIGIVQRTWVRTNSRVSQFREARMAFDVISRTLSQATLNTYWENEFDPLGTDIAGEKKFKAKNYVRQSELQFVCGPTTGLLPLAAANSQNYPGHGVFFQAPLGVTKLVVAGTGDVNTENMVNLMCGRGYFVEWGSDEPFRPPFLSTLTSVPLRFRMRLMEYSPTAEMNRIYDSSLRPLVDNETGTNNGKKWFQEGETGALTSIVKDNETTASRAFTRPVAENILALIISPQQEVTGNAGNPYDIAPNYIWDSTLTINPGASASSANPQGTQHLLPPLLKVTMIALDQMGGETLSREENEELREKVLGKVGGMFQKASDFAKELEGTEDSQGELEELLLSNKLNYRVFTTTIALKQSRWSL from the coding sequence ATGACTGCTTCATTCCGATATGCCCGCACCCCTCTTCTCAGGCGGACTTTTGTCTGTGGTGCGAAGGGGTTCACCCTCATCGAACTGCTCGTCTCGATGACCTTTCTCGTCATCCTCATGCTCGTGGTCACCCAGGTCATTGGCATCGTGCAGCGCACCTGGGTGCGTACCAATTCACGTGTCTCGCAGTTCCGTGAGGCGCGCATGGCTTTTGATGTCATCTCCCGCACCCTCAGTCAGGCTACGCTGAACACCTACTGGGAAAACGAATTCGATCCCCTGGGGACGGACATCGCGGGCGAGAAGAAGTTCAAGGCGAAAAACTACGTCAGGCAGTCTGAACTTCAGTTCGTCTGCGGTCCTACCACCGGGCTTCTGCCCCTGGCGGCGGCCAACAGCCAGAATTATCCTGGCCACGGCGTTTTTTTCCAGGCACCGCTCGGGGTCACTAAGCTGGTCGTGGCCGGCACCGGCGATGTGAACACCGAAAACATGGTCAATCTCATGTGTGGTCGTGGTTATTTCGTCGAATGGGGCAGCGACGAGCCTTTCCGTCCGCCTTTTCTCAGTACGCTCACCTCGGTTCCCTTGCGGTTCCGCATGCGTCTCATGGAATACAGCCCCACCGCCGAGATGAACAGGATCTACGATTCCTCCCTCAGACCTCTGGTGGATAATGAAACCGGCACCAACAACGGGAAGAAATGGTTTCAGGAGGGGGAGACGGGCGCGCTGACCAGCATCGTGAAGGACAATGAAACCACCGCGAGCAGGGCCTTCACGCGTCCGGTGGCTGAAAACATTCTCGCCCTCATTATCTCGCCTCAGCAGGAAGTTACCGGCAATGCCGGCAACCCGTATGACATCGCGCCAAACTACATCTGGGATTCCACGCTCACCATCAATCCTGGCGCCTCGGCCTCCTCGGCAAATCCGCAAGGAACCCAGCACCTGCTGCCGCCCCTGCTCAAGGTGACCATGATTGCACTGGATCAGATGGGCGGGGAAACGCTGTCACGCGAAGAAAATGAAGAGTTGCGGGAGAAGGTTCTTGGCAAGGTGGGCGGGATGTTTCAAAAAGCCTCGGATTTCGCCAAAGAACTGGAAGGCACCGAAGACAGCCAGGGGGAATTGGAGGAATTGCTCCTTTCCAACAAGCTCAATTATCGCGTCTTTACCACTACCATCGCGCTCAAGCAATCACGTTGGAGTTTATGA
- the vccD gene encoding Verru_Chthon cassette protein D, giving the protein MPSPCKRRSAQCAAFSLIEMLVVVTIIVLLLAFTTPALMRTMQSSRLTSAGDTLFGAISEAQQMAYAQNVPVEVRFFKFAEGLDTNTNFRAYQMFKVTLTTEEDGDVVETLVPVNNLTRTPEGIIIVTDQELSPMLSGASLPDSKPGGGAIGYSGVEGAEYNAIRFMTDGSCRKVEETADGLAGLAYQTLPSSFFTITIDNGQEITTANLPKNFYTIQIDPFTGKARNYKPGF; this is encoded by the coding sequence ATGCCGTCACCTTGCAAACGCCGGAGCGCGCAGTGCGCTGCTTTCTCCTTGATTGAAATGCTGGTCGTGGTGACCATCATCGTGCTGCTGCTCGCCTTCACCACCCCGGCGCTGATGCGAACCATGCAGTCGAGCAGGCTCACTTCCGCAGGTGATACTTTGTTCGGTGCCATCTCCGAAGCCCAGCAGATGGCTTATGCACAGAATGTCCCTGTCGAAGTGCGGTTTTTCAAATTTGCCGAAGGACTCGACACCAACACGAACTTCCGGGCTTACCAGATGTTCAAGGTGACCCTGACAACAGAAGAGGATGGTGATGTCGTCGAAACTTTGGTGCCCGTCAACAATCTGACCCGGACTCCAGAAGGCATCATCATCGTGACTGACCAGGAATTGTCCCCCATGCTTTCAGGCGCGAGTCTTCCAGATTCAAAGCCGGGTGGCGGTGCCATCGGCTATTCCGGCGTTGAAGGTGCCGAGTACAACGCCATCCGCTTCATGACAGACGGCTCCTGCCGCAAAGTGGAGGAGACAGCGGACGGACTGGCGGGCCTCGCCTATCAAACACTCCCATCGAGCTTTTTCACCATCACGATTGACAACGGTCAGGAAATAACAACCGCCAATCTCCCCAAGAATTTTTACACCATCCAGATCGACCCTTTCACCGGCAAGGCGCGCAATTACAAGCCAGGATTCTGA
- the guaB gene encoding IMP dehydrogenase, translating to MGDLPSLALSFDDVLLLPAHSAVLPGDVNVSTKLASIGLNVPILSSAMDTVTEAELAIALAREGGLGVIHRNIPIDLQAEQVARVKRSENTVIQNPHCVTPETRLGELQRLMHEKGVSGFPVIDGSGILVGMVTSRDMWYIDDESTPVSAIMTPRARLATGTPQTSYEDALKILYTHRIEKLPLVDAAGKLAGLITKQDVVKRQMFTHAAKDANGQLRVGGAVGVGDDCVDRGKALLAAGADAIFIDAATGHTSRVMSVIARLRENLGTNVPIVAGNVVTADGAQDLIKAGVSAIKVGVGPGSICTTRIISGVGMAQFSAVQEVADVCRSAGVTVIADGGIRYSGDIVKALAGGADLVMLGSLLAGTSESPGNMIKWQGRTFKEYRGMGSLKAMRKGAGDRYGQNSSGKLVPEGVEARVPYKGPLAEVVFQLIGGLRSGMGYVGANTLDELRAKARFVRITAGGLKESHPHDVVITEEPVNYEPH from the coding sequence ATGGGTGATCTGCCTTCTCTCGCTTTAAGTTTCGACGACGTCCTTCTTCTTCCGGCGCACAGCGCCGTGCTGCCCGGAGACGTCAATGTCTCCACCAAACTGGCCTCCATCGGCCTCAACGTGCCGATCCTTTCGTCCGCCATGGACACCGTGACGGAGGCCGAGCTCGCCATTGCCCTTGCGCGTGAGGGCGGCCTCGGCGTCATCCATCGGAATATTCCCATCGACCTCCAGGCCGAGCAGGTGGCCCGCGTGAAGCGCTCCGAAAACACTGTCATCCAGAATCCTCACTGCGTGACCCCGGAGACGCGACTTGGCGAGCTCCAGCGGCTCATGCACGAGAAAGGCGTCAGCGGTTTTCCTGTCATCGACGGAAGTGGCATTCTCGTCGGCATGGTCACCAGCCGTGACATGTGGTACATCGACGACGAGTCCACGCCCGTGTCTGCCATCATGACGCCGCGTGCTCGTCTGGCCACCGGCACGCCGCAGACGAGCTACGAGGACGCGCTCAAGATCCTCTACACGCACCGCATCGAGAAACTCCCGCTCGTCGATGCCGCTGGCAAGCTTGCCGGCCTCATCACCAAGCAGGATGTCGTAAAGCGCCAGATGTTCACCCACGCCGCCAAGGACGCCAACGGGCAGCTCCGTGTCGGCGGTGCCGTCGGAGTGGGCGATGATTGCGTGGATCGTGGCAAGGCCCTGCTCGCCGCTGGTGCCGATGCCATCTTCATCGACGCCGCCACCGGCCACACCAGCCGCGTCATGAGTGTCATCGCCCGTCTTCGCGAAAATCTCGGCACCAACGTCCCCATCGTCGCAGGCAACGTCGTCACCGCCGATGGCGCGCAGGATCTCATCAAAGCAGGCGTCTCCGCCATCAAGGTCGGCGTCGGTCCCGGCTCCATCTGCACCACGCGCATCATCTCCGGCGTCGGCATGGCCCAGTTCAGCGCCGTGCAGGAAGTCGCCGACGTTTGCAGGTCCGCAGGCGTCACCGTCATTGCTGACGGTGGCATCCGTTACTCCGGCGACATCGTCAAAGCCCTCGCTGGCGGCGCCGATCTCGTCATGCTCGGTTCCTTGCTCGCCGGAACGTCCGAAAGTCCCGGCAACATGATCAAGTGGCAGGGGCGCACCTTCAAGGAATACCGTGGCATGGGCAGCCTCAAGGCCATGCGCAAAGGGGCTGGGGACCGCTACGGCCAAAACTCCTCCGGCAAGCTCGTTCCCGAAGGCGTCGAAGCCCGCGTGCCCTACAAAGGCCCGCTCGCCGAAGTCGTCTTCCAGCTCATCGGTGGTCTGCGCAGCGGCATGGGCTACGTCGGTGCCAACACCCTCGACGAGCTCCGCGCCAAGGCCCGCTTCGTCCGCATCACCGCCGGCGGACTCAAAGAAAGCCACCCGCACGATGTCGTCATCACCGAAGAACCCGTGAATTACGAGCCGCATTGA
- the guaA gene encoding glutamine-hydrolyzing GMP synthase has product MTPQEVAVLDYGSQYSQLIVRRVRELGFVSHLYPPEELANLQNPGAIILSGGPRSTSEKDAPDVDYAKLMAFGVPVLGVCYGMQLLNIKHGGTVKPGVTREYGPAKLVVTDHEDLFSGISHESQVWMSHSDTCANLASTTQVIATNEDAVPVALKWSDRCWGIQFHPEVTHSHEGTAILKNFLTKSGAQLARFDIQEFKAQMIERIKAEVGSREVICGVSGGVDSTVLAVLLSHAGVKVRCIYIDTGLMRLNETAEVKTLFGEVGVPIEQIDASAIFLGALKGVTDPEQKRRIIGTLFVEEFWKVADNVELLAQGTLYPDVIESATSGSIASKIKTHHNRVDRIMELKEQGKVLEPLAELFKDEVRALGASLGIPHRALWRHPFPGPGLAVRIPGEITPERVHITQQADAIFIGELRRSGWYEQTWQAYAALLPVKTVGVKGDERSYEQAISLRAVISEDAMTADWVELPYSVLRNASNKILNSVKGVNRVLYDISTKPPASIEWE; this is encoded by the coding sequence ATGACCCCTCAAGAAGTCGCCGTACTCGATTACGGCTCCCAGTACAGTCAGCTCATCGTCCGCCGCGTTCGCGAGCTTGGATTCGTCTCGCACCTGTATCCGCCTGAGGAACTTGCCAATTTGCAAAACCCCGGTGCTATCATCCTCTCCGGTGGTCCTCGGAGCACCTCGGAAAAAGACGCGCCGGATGTCGATTACGCCAAACTCATGGCCTTCGGCGTTCCCGTGCTCGGCGTGTGCTACGGCATGCAGCTCCTCAACATCAAGCACGGTGGCACCGTCAAACCCGGCGTCACCCGCGAGTATGGACCTGCCAAACTCGTCGTCACCGATCACGAAGACCTCTTCAGCGGCATTTCGCATGAGTCCCAGGTTTGGATGAGCCACAGCGACACCTGTGCAAACCTCGCCAGCACCACCCAAGTCATCGCCACCAACGAAGACGCCGTTCCTGTGGCCCTCAAATGGTCCGATCGCTGCTGGGGCATTCAGTTCCATCCCGAGGTCACGCATTCGCACGAAGGCACGGCCATCCTGAAGAACTTCCTCACCAAAAGCGGCGCGCAGCTCGCCAGGTTCGACATCCAGGAGTTCAAAGCGCAGATGATCGAGCGCATCAAAGCCGAGGTCGGCAGCCGTGAAGTCATCTGCGGCGTCTCCGGCGGCGTGGACAGCACCGTGCTCGCCGTGCTCCTCTCGCACGCCGGCGTCAAGGTGCGCTGCATCTACATCGACACCGGCCTCATGCGCCTGAATGAAACCGCCGAGGTGAAAACCTTGTTCGGCGAAGTCGGCGTCCCCATCGAGCAGATCGACGCCAGCGCCATCTTCCTCGGCGCGCTCAAAGGCGTCACCGACCCCGAGCAAAAACGCCGCATCATCGGCACGCTCTTCGTCGAGGAATTCTGGAAGGTCGCCGACAACGTCGAACTCCTCGCCCAGGGCACGCTGTATCCCGACGTGATCGAAAGCGCCACCAGCGGCAGCATCGCCAGCAAAATCAAAACGCACCACAACCGCGTCGATCGCATCATGGAACTCAAGGAGCAGGGCAAAGTGCTCGAACCGCTCGCCGAACTCTTCAAAGACGAAGTCCGCGCCCTCGGTGCCAGCCTCGGCATCCCGCACCGCGCCTTGTGGCGTCATCCGTTCCCCGGCCCCGGCCTCGCCGTGCGCATTCCCGGCGAGATCACTCCCGAGCGCGTCCACATCACCCAGCAGGCCGATGCCATCTTCATCGGCGAACTCCGCCGCAGCGGCTGGTATGAGCAGACCTGGCAGGCCTACGCCGCGCTGCTCCCCGTCAAAACAGTCGGCGTCAAAGGCGACGAACGCAGCTACGAGCAGGCCATCTCCCTCCGCGCTGTCATCAGCGAAGACGCCATGACCGCCGACTGGGTCGAGCTGCCCTACAGCGTCCTCCGCAACGCCTCCAACAAGATCCTCAACAGCGTCAAAGGCGTGAACCGCGTGCTTTACGACATCAGCACCAAACCGCCCGCGAGCATCGAGTGGGAGTGA
- the tmk gene encoding dTMP kinase, protein MPATTPSPGFLLSFEGSEGCGKSTQIRLLRERLEKSGRKVEVLREPGGTEIGESIRHLLQHAKEGHCMTPETELLLFAASRAQIVREKIRPLLESGAFVILDRFLDSTTVYQGIARGLPLESVRAINAFAIGGTLPQLTLVLDMDSATAWQRIHQTGRELDRIESQPQSFFEKVRQGYLEVARADPSRVKIIDASATPEAVHEAIWNLLTAQISL, encoded by the coding sequence ATGCCCGCCACCACACCATCCCCCGGCTTCCTCCTCTCCTTCGAAGGCTCCGAAGGATGCGGCAAATCCACGCAGATTCGACTCCTGCGCGAGCGTCTCGAAAAATCTGGCCGCAAAGTCGAAGTTCTTCGCGAACCCGGCGGCACCGAGATCGGCGAAAGCATCCGCCATCTCCTCCAGCACGCCAAAGAAGGCCACTGCATGACCCCGGAGACGGAGCTGCTCCTCTTCGCCGCCAGTCGTGCGCAGATCGTCCGCGAAAAAATCCGCCCGCTCCTCGAATCCGGCGCGTTTGTCATCCTCGACCGCTTCCTCGACTCCACCACCGTCTATCAGGGCATCGCCCGCGGTCTTCCGCTTGAGAGCGTCCGCGCCATCAACGCCTTCGCCATCGGCGGCACGTTGCCACAGCTCACGCTTGTCCTCGACATGGACAGCGCCACCGCCTGGCAGCGCATTCATCAAACCGGCCGCGAACTCGACCGCATCGAGAGCCAGCCGCAGTCTTTCTTCGAAAAAGTCCGCCAAGGTTATCTCGAAGTCGCCCGCGCTGATCCCTCACGCGTGAAGATCATTGACGCCTCCGCCACCCCCGAAGCCGTCCACGAAGCCATCTGGAATCTCCTTACCGCTCAAATCTCGCTTTAA